CCCCGGCGCCACCCTGAACTTCGCCGAACACCTGCTGCGTCGCCGCGATGGCCAACCGGCGCTGGTCGCCATCGGCGAGGACGGCTCGCGCGAGCAGCTCTCCTACGCCGAGCTGGCCGCCCATGTCGCCGGCCTGCAACAGAGCCTCAAGGCCGCCGGTGTCGGGGTTGGCGATCGCGTCGCCGCCTTCATGCCCAACACCTGGCAGACGGTGGTCGGCATGCTCGCCACCGCCAGCCTCGGCGCAACCTGGTCGTCCTGCTCGCCGGACTTCGGCACCCAGGGCGTGATCGACCGCTTCGGCCAGATCGAACCCAAGGTGCTGATCGCCGCCGCCGGCTACCGCTACGCTGGCAAGAACCTTGACCTGACCACCAAGCTCAACGAAATCCTCGAACGCCTGCCCTCGCTGCAGCAACTGGTGGTGGTGCCCTACTCCCGCCTCGAAGCCCAGGCGAGCGACTTCCGCACCGCCGCCCGTGTCAGCCTGTGGCAAGACTTCTACCAGGCCGGCGGCGAGCCCGGCTTCACCCCGGTGCCCTTCGAACAGCCGCTGTACATCCTCTACTCCAGCGGCACCACGGGCGTGCCCAAGTGCATCGTCCATGGCGTCGGCGGCACCCTGCTGCAGCACGTCAAGGAACTCGGCCTGCATACGGACCTGACGGCCAACGACACCCTGTTCTACTACACCACCTGCGGCTGGATGATGTGGAACTGGCTGGTCTCAGGGTTAGCCCTGGGCGCCACCCTGGTGCTGTTCGATGGATCGCCGTTCCATCCCACGGCCGAGCGCCTGATCGACCTGATCGACGCCGAGAGCATCTCCCTCTTCGGCACCAGCGCCAAGTTCATCGCCGCCTTGGAAAAGGCCGGCGCCAAACCGCGCGCAACGCACGAACTGAGCCGGCTGAAGGCTATCCTCTCCACCGGCTCGCCGCTGGCCCACGAGAGCTTCGAATACGTCTACCGCGACATCAAGGCGGACCTCTGCCTGTCCTCCATCTCCGGCGGCACCGACATCGTCTCCTGCTTCGCCCTCGGCAACCCGACCCTGCCGGTGTGGCGCGGCGAGCTGCAATGCAAGGGCCTGGGCATGGATGTGCAGGTGTGGAACGAGGCCGGCCAGCCGGTCATCGGCGAGAAAGGCGAGCTTGTCTGCGCCCGCCACTTCCCCTCCATGCCGGTGGGCTTCTGGAACGACGAAGGCGGCGCCAAGTTCCACGCTGCCTACTTCGAGACCTTCCCTGGCGTGTGGGCCCACGGCGACTACGCCGAGCAGACCGAGCACGGCGGCCTGGTGATCCACGGTCGCTCCGACGCCGTGCTCAACCCCGGCGGCGTGCGCATCGGCACCGCCGAGATCTACCGCCAGGTGGAAAAGGTCGAAGAAGTGCTGGAGTCAATCGCCATCGGCCAGGACTGGGACGGCGACGTGCGCGTGGTGCTGTTCGTACGCCTGCGTGAAGGCGTGACGCTGAACGACGAGCTCAAGCAGCGCATCTGCCAGGTGATCCGCGCCAACACCACCCCGCGCCATGTACCGGCCAAGATCGTCGCCGTGGCCGACATCCCGCGCACCATCAGCGGCAAGATCGTCGAACTGGCGGTGCGCAACGTGGTGCATGGCAAGCCGGTGAAGAACACCGACGCCCTGGCCAACCCCCAGGCGCTGGAGCTGTACCGCGATCTAGCGGAACTGCGCGACTAACTCACCTAGCGGCAGCGCTTCCCCGCGCTGCCGGCTTGAGCAAATTGCCGGCACTGGGGCAGACTGCCGAGCAATACCCACATCCCCGGGGACAATATGGAAGTTGTCAAAACCCTCAAGCCCGGAAAACCCGGCACCAAGGCACTGCTCGAGCGCTACGGCAAACAGCTGGTCAACGTACGCTACCGTCTCGACCGCAAGACCAACACCCACTACACCACGGTCGAACTGATCGTCGAACAGAAATTCGCCCTGTTCAAAGCCCCGCCACAAGCCCCTGCGCCCCGGTGGCACTGCGCATTTTTCGCCATGAGAGCGACCTCCAGCGACTGATCAGAAGCGCCGGCGGCAAATGGGACCGCGAGAATCAGGTATGGCTGATAGAACGAAGCGAGGCAGAGAGGCTGGGGCTGGCAGAGCGGATCATCTGGACATAATTGCCATATGTAGACATCAATATGCCCAGTAATAGCCAGAAACACCCAGCTACGAACAATATGCCTACCCCTAGGCATGTCGTATAAACACTAGTTAGGCACTTCAAATGAGCCAAGGAAAAATTCCAGCCATTGCTTTACTGATAACGGCAATGCTCCCACTCTCACTATTTTTAGTGTCTATATCGCTTGCATGGCGCGCTCTAATTGAAGCGCAAAGCTCAAGCAGTGATTATTTCTTCCGCATCTGCTCCACAACATCAAGCGCAGAGTGCACTACATTTACCTGGCTACATTTAACCATTTTCTGTGCAATCTGCTTTAGCACGGGAGTTTTACTCGCAAGACAGGGAATCAAGAAATGGAAGTCCACCAGCGCCTAACAATACGCTCAACTGTCGCTCACTTCGTTCGCTGGACGTCCAAAAGCTGCGCTTTTGGACGCCCGTTAGCTTAACCGTTAGGCTCTATCAAATGTACGCAAAAGAGTATTCGGACGCAGGAGTTAAAGCCAGGTGGCTAGAGCCTTTAAAAGCTCAGCATGCGTATGATTATGCGCTCAAGTACAGTCACCCAAAACGATATGGGCTAAATGAAGAAAGCGTTGCAACCATTGATCGCCTAATTATTGAAAGCTATGCAGTCGCCAAGGCTTGGTTAGCCAAAAGAATTCCATCTACTGGCACAGTTCAAATCATCTACAGCGAATCAGAAGTTGCGGTGGTGGAAGCCGCAGAGTTCGTTGAGCGTTGGCATGAGATCTTCCTACCCGCACGAGACGATGCTGTAGTTCTGCACAATCTCTCATCGACAGTCCTTTTCTACTGCCACGAGGAAGAACTCGAAATCGGCCAGCGCAAAGATCTAATAGATGCCACTGTGGAGCCTTCCACATGAATGGCCTAGGCTCCAGCGCGAGCCTAACAACTGGTTCAAGTCGTTCGCTCCGCTCACTCGGGACCGGCTAAAGCCGGCCCCTTAACCAAACGTTAGGGATCCACATGCGCCCACTTGAGCGGCTTGTTGGCATGAAATTGCTGGATGCTGAAGTATCTGCGGATGGTGCAGGCTTTCAATTTAGCAATTGCGCACTGGCCGCATTCAACCCGGTATCGCTAAGCAAACAACTATCAGAAATCATCAATTCAGAGGTTTGCGCCGTATCATTTCAAGAAAACCAGCACTTCGAGCTTAATTTTTTAAACGGCTCCACTATTTCAATATCTCTCTTGCCACAAGACTATTCGGGGCCTGAAGCCTTTTGCGCCACCTTTTCGGACAACACAATAGTGGTTGAGTAATGTGGAGCCCTAACAAATGGTTCAAGTCGCTCGCTTCGCTCACTCGGGACCGGCTAAAGCCGGCCCCTTAACCAAACGTTATGTTTCAAGTGCAGGAAATCTCCAAAATGGACACCGAAGATTTCTCTAAAGAAGCATCGATCAAAATACCCCTTGGCCACCTCCTACTCGCCTGGGAGGTAATCTCTGACAAGTTTTCAGACCTGCAGCCATACGACAGCCTCTCAAATGAGGAAAAGAGAGCTATCTGGGGGCTAGCTGACTTACTTGAGAAGTCACTTAGTGAAAATGGCGTAACCGAAAAGCCTAAAGCCGAGTGGGAAGCTCTCATTAATAGAGCTAAAGAGTTTATGAATACAGTCCCAGTGGACTTCCTAGACTAGCATCGGTGTAGGAGAAACATAACAATGCGCTCAACTGCCGCTCACTTCGTTCGCTGGACTCGCAAAAGCTGCGCTTTTGCTCGCCCGTTAGCTTAATCGTTAGGCTCACATGGAAACTACAAAGCTAATCCACGGATCGGAGAAAGTGGTCGAAGCCCTAGGTGGGTGGCCAGGTTTTCATGATGCCGAAGTCATATCTTTTTCCGCATCGCGTGCGCTGCCGCTAAACGCCAATTCGCCAGTTGCAAATTTGTGCGTCCATGTTAGGCAGTACACAGAAGTTGGCGTAGGAACCGCCGACTATGAGCTCGCAGTCACCAAAAGCGTGTTGGTAAATTTTTCATTTGGCGGCCTCAGTGACATATCCATATCAGAGTTCAACCACCAAAACGCCATAGACTCAATTCAGTTCACACCCACAGAGGATGGAGAATTAATCGTCCTAATTGAATCAATTTGGGGCTTTGGTGGCAAAATCAAATGCAGCTCGGCCTCAATTGAGTCCGTACAAGAGCTACCAGTTGTGTGCGCCTAACAATGCGCTCAACTGCCGCTCACTCCGTTCGCTGGACGTCCAAAAGCAGTGCTTTTGGCCGCCCGTTAGCTTAATCGTTAGAGCTAATCACATGCCAGTAAACTACATAATCTACGCCGTCGGCATGAAAGGCCAAGTGATAGACGCCATATTCGTCCCATATCGTGAAAAAGACGGATCATTCCCTATTTTCTCCGAAGAACTTCAAGCCCTGAACTCAAGCGACAAAATCCAAAAAGCAGAAAACAAAGTTTCTGGCATTACCGATATCGCCGAGGCTGTAAAGCTCATTCGAGCCGGCGGCTATAGATGGCGCCTGAAGGAACATGAGTCAGGTCAAGCCAACATCTTTAAACCAGAGCACATAATTATCCACGAGGTGTAAGCTCTAACAATGCGCTCAACCGTCGCTCACTTCGTTCACTGGACAGCCAAAAGCTGCGCTTTTGCCTGCCCGTTAGCTTAATCGTTATAAGCCACGGAGGGATTTGCGTGCTTGCCTGGGACGAAAGTGATGTATTGACCTGCCTTGAAACTATTCCGGAAATCGAAACCGAAGGTATCTGCTATCGCTACAAGGTAGAAAAAAGCGGAGCTAAGTTAGACTTATCGATATACCCGTACGACGGGGATGTTTACTTTGATCTTTATCATAAAGACGCTGAACAACCACTCTTCTCCATGAAGCTTCTTGAATACTCGGGCGTACGTTACGTTAAAAAATGGCCTACTGAGTATTTGGAGTTTGCACCTGCAAAATGTTTTGGTAATCGGTACGACGGTGAGTCGGCAATCCCTTACGGTGTTCGCGTGTATGCGAACCCAAATATTCGCATTGAGCTTTACTAGCTTGGTGGCTTATAACAATGCGCTCAAATCGCTCATTTCACTCGCTGGGACCGGCGAAGCCGGCCCCTTAGCTTAATCGTTAGACCACAAGGAGTACCGTGTTGATATGTGAATGCTGTGGAAAGGACCACCCACTTGAGGAGCTTGAGCTAACATTTCGCCGTCCCGACGATGTTGTCAGCCTCTCCAAGAAGGAGCGTGAAGAATCAGTTCACGAAAATGACGATCTTTGTGTAATTTCAGATGCTAGATTCTTTATTCGTGCGTTGTTGCCATTACCAGTCAAAGGCCGCGATTTGCCATATAACATCGGCATATGGGTTGAGGCTGACCAATCGACGTTTGAGCGGGTTTACGACCTTTGGTCTGATCCAGAGCAAGGAAACGAATCATCTTTCATTGTAAAAATAGCCAATAACATACCTACCTTATCAAGCACTGTAGACCTTGTTGGTTACCTACAACTCACAGGCCCAACAACAAGACCAACTATTCAAGTTAAGCAGCAACAACATCAACTCTACGACGAACAGTCAAACGGCATAACAGCACATCGCGCTCATGAATATAGCTCTTTGTTTGGCTAGCCAATGGTCTAACAAATGGTTCAAATCGTTCGCTGCGCTCACTGGGACCGGCTAAAGCCGGCCCCTTAACCAAATGTTAGGCTACAAAAAATAAAAGACAGCGTCGCACATGAAAGAATTGACTACGAAAACCAAATTAACGATCACAGCATTTGCATTTCTTGCAACACTTGGAGTGTTTGGCATCACTATATTTGTAGTTTTTTCTTATGCCTTTTCTTGCTCAGCAGCCTATCCAGAATGTGGACAACCCCTTATGGCAGCGTTCGGCTTAGCCTGTATTGGGGCGCCAATACTCAGCACAGCCGGCTCTTGGGCTATATATAAACTCATGCAACATCGAGGCAGCGCCTAACAATGCGCTCAACTATCGCGCACTTCGTTCGCTGGACGTCCAAAAGCTACGCTTTTGGCCGCCCGTTAGCTTAATCGTTATGCACTGCAGGAAATTCGCATGGAACGCAGCCAAAATTTGCAAAAGTTTCTCAACGGCCTGAAATCTGACTTGCCGTCATTCGAGGAAGCAGATTTTACGGACATAAACTGGTGCAATCATGAGGGCGAAAATGCCCTACATATCGCCGTTATAAGAAACGAACTATCTCTGGCTAAAGAGCTAATTGAACTTGGTATTGAAATCAATGCCCGCGGCGACCTCGGTCATACACCTTTGCACGAAGCTGCCTCGATGTGCGATCTCTCAATGGTAAAACTGCTTGTTGAATCTGGCGCAGATCTGCATGCACTCACTGAAGGAAACCCTCCATTCACGCTTGCTCGCTTCTCGAAAAAAGATGACATCTGCGATTACCTGGGCGCAGAGATGAACAAGGTGCAACAGAAAGACCCGACTGTTTGGGCTAAAGCACAAATAAGCTATCTCAAGAGAGAAATAGCTAGAATAGAAAAGCAATATGGCGTGGCAAGCGCATAACAATGCGCTCAACTGTCGCTCACTTCGTTCGCTGGACAGCCAAAAGCTACGCTTTTGTCTGCCCGTTAGCTTAATCGTTATAGGACTATCGTGCGCACTGCATTAATAATTCTCATAGCCATCGTATCTAGCGGATGCATATCTGCAGATTACAAATCCGGCAATTACTGGGTACTTGAAGAAAAAAATTTAAAACTTAACAAAAAAAGCCCAACTCAGTGCATGAGCAATAAAATAGAAACCAATGGCGCAACATCGTCTTCTAGCCAAATAATCGCCCCTTACTTTATCCCCGTGTTCTACCTTTCAGAAAAGCCAAGTAAAGAAATAATCGTCACAATAAAAAATAAAACATGCCCAGAGTTTTCTATAAAATCTGACAGAGAAGACAACCTAGCTTACACCGCATTCTCTCTAAGTAGTGGACACTGCGATATACATATCCCACAACCAAAGCGCGCTGAAAAAATTTCCATCCAGGAACTTAACTCAGAAAGTGACTGTGGAAACGTCACAATAACACTAGTTAAAAAAGGCTTCTTCTGCGTTCGTCAAACACAGTTCGGAGGCTCTCCAAGCTGTGAGAAAGCCCTATAACAATTGGTTCAAGTCGTTCGCTTCGCTCACTCGGGACCGGCTAAAGCCGGCCCCTTAACCAAACGTTGGGCGTCAAGCCTATCCCGAAACCACTAGAGTCAATTTATGAGCAAGACTATCAAGATAGTTACATTAGCCCTTCTCGCCGCAGCCGCCCTTATTGGGACTCTTATAGCTGTTGTCTTCCACATGACCTCCGGCATGACAGAGACAGCAGATAATTTTTTCGAATCAATTAAATCTCAAGACTTTGCTAAAGCCCGAACCTTCCTATCTGAGGAATTTCGCACTAGCACCGACGAACAAGCCTTAAAGGAATATCTTTCCAAAAGCGCAATACTGAACTTCAAAGAGGCAGACTGGGTCAGTAGAAGTGTAACCAATGGGCAAGGCGATCTAGAGGGCTCGGTAATTACAAATTCTGGCGGAAATGTACCGATTAAAATCACCTTCGTAAAAGAGGGTGAGACGTGGAAAATTTACTCCATGCAGAAGCCATCTGCCGGCGTTCAATCTGAAAATTCATCACTTTCAGCCCCAACTCCAAAAGAGCAGGTCGAGCTAGTTAAGAAATCCCTTTACGACTTCGCATTGTCAGTTGAAAAAAAGAGCATGGAGCACTTCCACAGCACCATCTCAAACTCCTGGAAGGCACAAGTCACCGCCAAGAAACTAGATGAAACTTTCGGTGAAATATTCAACTCTGGAATGGATCTATCAGTTGTAAACCCTTTGCTGCCAATAATTGATGCAGAGTCCGGGATTGATGAAAACGGAATCCTTAAAATCAAAGGACACTATGAGACAACACCAGTGCATCTCTATTTTGAGCAGCAATTCATCTATGAGGGAATTTCTTGGAAATTATTTGGATTTAGAATATACACCGAATGACGCCCAACAATGCGCTCAAATCGCTCACTCCGTTCGCCGGGACCGGCTAAAGCCGGCCCCTTAGCTTAATCGTTAGGCAGCAAGAGCAATCAGGAAAGTAAACGCATGGAAAGCGCGCAGGCCATCTTCAAAATCGTGCAGCAAATAAGCAGAAGATTAAGTTCACGACTGCAGCCATCGCGCCGCTTGCAAGGCCATTGCGGTAAAGCAAATGCGGGGTTTGCAGCAGCAGTGTTCGGCTCAGCTCCGAGCCTAACAATTGTCTCAAGTCGTTCGCTCCGCTCACTTGGACGTCCGCAAGCAGAGCTTGCGGCCGCCCCTTAGCCAAACGTTAGGGGAATAATTAACCGAAAGCTGGCAACAATACTTATCTTTATTGGAGCTTTCGCAGGTGTCGCTTATGCAGCCCCTATGAAAGAACGCGCATGCAGCTCTGCAGCCACTGAAATAGAAATGCACGAATGCCTAAAGCATCAACTCAAAGAAGCTGACACCGCTTTAAATCAGGCATACAAGGTACTCACTGCAAGATATAAAAACAATGAACCATCGCCGATTCAAGGAATAAAACCTCAAGAAAGTTATCTCAAAGAAACTCAAATTTCCTGGATAAAATTTCGAGATGAAAGCTGCGACTTTGAGACCTACGAATCAATCACAGGCAGCGGTTTTGGAACAATCTACACTGCTTGTCTTTTAGAAAAGACACAAGAGCGAGTCAAGTATCTGAAATGGTACATCGAGCACCCCTAACAAATGGTTCATGTCGTTCGCTTCGCTCACTGCGGGACCGGCTAAAGCCGGCCCCTTAACCAAACGTTAGGCAAGTAACAGCCTCTAGGATATTTAAAACTCAAAAAGGAATTTATGTATAAATTCATATTCATAACCATGCTCACCTTAAGCTCTTCCATTCTTGCTGCGCCCCCACCAGACGCATCGCCTAGCTTCGGTCGAGGAACACTCCAATCCGAAGAGGTGTTTTTTTTCATAGGTGCGGTCGTAATATTTATGATTATTAGCTATCTCATGGGATCTGCATGGGGAAATCAAGATAACAGCGAAGAAGATCATCGGCCGTAGCTACGCCTAACAACTGGTTCAAACCGTTCGCTTCGCTCACTGGGACGGGCTAAAGCCCGCCCCTTAACCAAACGTTAGGAGCCCACATGGCTGTGGCTAAAAGAATCACTCAATTCATAAATCTTATTGCAGCAACAATTGCGCTCTATGCGGCATTATTTTACTGGACTCGTGAGTGGATTGAATTCTCGCCAAAATCCATTCCATGGCTTATATATACACTCACTCCATACCTTGCTTTCTGGTGGCTGAGTAAAAAACTATTTAGTACAAAATCAACACTTGCGCGCTCAGTTTTATTTACTATTGCGGCAGCTTTATTATTGCTCATAACTGGCTACGCTTACCTACAATTCACAAATGAATCATTGGTTTTTTATCTGCGGCAAATGCTATTTTTTGTACCTATCCTGAGCACTACAGCTGGTGTATTACTCATAGGCATTGGCTCGCTCCTAACTAGGCGCTGAAGCCGCTCATTTCATTCGCTGGGACGGCGTGCCGCCGCCCGTTAGCTTAATCGTTAGGTAATACACTACGGACAGATATGCACAACGACTGTGCGTCTGTACGGCCTGGTTTTTACAGCCAACTTTCTTGCCACTCTTGGCTTTTAGATGCTGGCAGTTATTGCATTTCAGCTATAAGCCGTAGCATCAGGGCGTGTCCCTCAGTGGTCACTCGGCCAAGAAGTCCACTCGGCAGGCCAGACATCATCGACTGACAGTCGTGCATCATGCCCCCACCCTCCTCTTCTTCTTTAGGAGCCATTCCCTATGCCCTACGTCAATGTGCAGATCACCCGAGGCGCCAGCCGCGAGCAGAAGGCGCAGCTGGTCAAGGACATCACCGATTCGCTGGTGCGCGTCCTGGGCAAGAAGCCCGAACACACCCATGTGGTGATTCAGGAAATCGCCGAGGAGGACTGGGGCTTCGCCGGCCTGCTGACCGACGACTGGAAGAAGGCGCAGCGCCCGGACTGAGGGGCCCGCGCCGGCACTCAGCCCTGGCTGGCCTGCGGGCTGGCGGTCTCTTCCTGTTCGGTGTCGGTGTTGTCCCAGATCAGGCGTGGGTCGAAGGTCACCGCCGCCAGCATGGTCAGGATCACCACCGTGGCGAAGGCGGCGGCGCCGAGGTCGGCGGAGATGGTCGCCAGGTTGCCGAAGTTGACCAGCGCCACCAGGATGGCGATGACGAAGATGTCGAGCATCGACCAGCGCCCGATCCATTCGATGAAGCGGTACATGAGGATGCGCTGGCGCGCCGACATCGGCTGGTGGCGCTGCACCGAGTAAAGCAGCAGGGCGATGCCGACCAGCTTGAAGGTGGGCACCAGGATACTGGCGACGAACACCACCAGGGCGATCGGCAGCATGTCGGCCTGGATCAGCTCGATGACGCCGCCCATGATGGTCGAGGGCATGCCCTTGCCGAGGAAGCTGACGGTCATGATCGGCAGCAGGTTGGCCGGGATGTAGAGGATGGCGGCGGTGATCAGCAGCGCCCAGGTGCGCGCGATGCTGTTGGGCCGGCGGGCGTGCAGGCGGGCGCCGCAACGGCCGCAGTGCTGCTCCTCGCCTTCACGCAGGTATTCCAGCTTGTGGCATTCGTCGCAGACGATGATGCCGGCATCAAGCGCGCGCATGTTCATCCTCCGCGCCGTCCAGGGCTTCCCATACCTGGTGCGGCGACATGGTCACCTCCAGCCAGATCTGCGCCAGCATCAGGGCGATGAAGCAGGCCAGGCCGATGCCCAGGTGCAGCTCGGCCATGTCGATCAGCTTGACGATGGAGACGATGATGCCGAACAGGTAGACCTCCAGCATCCCCCACTCGCGCAGGTGGTGATAGAGGCGATAGTAGCCAATGGCGTAGGGCCGCCAGGCGGGCCTGGGCAGGCTGAGCAGGACGAACAGCTGGCACAGCAGCTTGAGCAGCGGGATCAGCATGCTGCACAGGAACACCACCA
This DNA window, taken from Pseudomonas alcaligenes, encodes the following:
- a CDS encoding acetoacetate--CoA ligase gives rise to the protein MQQPLWTPSAERIAATRMDAFRRFINQRHGLQLADYPALHAWSVAQREAFWQAIVDFFEVRFTRQPEALLREGAAMPSAHWFPGATLNFAEHLLRRRDGQPALVAIGEDGSREQLSYAELAAHVAGLQQSLKAAGVGVGDRVAAFMPNTWQTVVGMLATASLGATWSSCSPDFGTQGVIDRFGQIEPKVLIAAAGYRYAGKNLDLTTKLNEILERLPSLQQLVVVPYSRLEAQASDFRTAARVSLWQDFYQAGGEPGFTPVPFEQPLYILYSSGTTGVPKCIVHGVGGTLLQHVKELGLHTDLTANDTLFYYTTCGWMMWNWLVSGLALGATLVLFDGSPFHPTAERLIDLIDAESISLFGTSAKFIAALEKAGAKPRATHELSRLKAILSTGSPLAHESFEYVYRDIKADLCLSSISGGTDIVSCFALGNPTLPVWRGELQCKGLGMDVQVWNEAGQPVIGEKGELVCARHFPSMPVGFWNDEGGAKFHAAYFETFPGVWAHGDYAEQTEHGGLVIHGRSDAVLNPGGVRIGTAEIYRQVEKVEEVLESIAIGQDWDGDVRVVLFVRLREGVTLNDELKQRICQVIRANTTPRHVPAKIVAVADIPRTISGKIVELAVRNVVHGKPVKNTDALANPQALELYRDLAELRD
- a CDS encoding Imm50 family immunity protein: METTKLIHGSEKVVEALGGWPGFHDAEVISFSASRALPLNANSPVANLCVHVRQYTEVGVGTADYELAVTKSVLVNFSFGGLSDISISEFNHQNAIDSIQFTPTEDGELIVLIESIWGFGGKIKCSSASIESVQELPVVCA
- a CDS encoding Ypar14, super integron cassette; translation: MLAWDESDVLTCLETIPEIETEGICYRYKVEKSGAKLDLSIYPYDGDVYFDLYHKDAEQPLFSMKLLEYSGVRYVKKWPTEYLEFAPAKCFGNRYDGESAIPYGVRVYANPNIRIELY
- a CDS encoding DUF2199 domain-containing protein, whose protein sequence is MLICECCGKDHPLEELELTFRRPDDVVSLSKKEREESVHENDDLCVISDARFFIRALLPLPVKGRDLPYNIGIWVEADQSTFERVYDLWSDPEQGNESSFIVKIANNIPTLSSTVDLVGYLQLTGPTTRPTIQVKQQQHQLYDEQSNGITAHRAHEYSSLFG
- a CDS encoding ankyrin repeat domain-containing protein produces the protein MERSQNLQKFLNGLKSDLPSFEEADFTDINWCNHEGENALHIAVIRNELSLAKELIELGIEINARGDLGHTPLHEAASMCDLSMVKLLVESGADLHALTEGNPPFTLARFSKKDDICDYLGAEMNKVQQKDPTVWAKAQISYLKREIARIEKQYGVASA
- a CDS encoding lysozyme inhibitor LprI family protein, producing MKERACSSAATEIEMHECLKHQLKEADTALNQAYKVLTARYKNNEPSPIQGIKPQESYLKETQISWIKFRDESCDFETYESITGSGFGTIYTACLLEKTQERVKYLKWYIEHP
- a CDS encoding 4-oxalocrotonate tautomerase family protein gives rise to the protein MPYVNVQITRGASREQKAQLVKDITDSLVRVLGKKPEHTHVVIQEIAEEDWGFAGLLTDDWKKAQRPD
- a CDS encoding paraquat-inducible protein A, which translates into the protein MRALDAGIIVCDECHKLEYLREGEEQHCGRCGARLHARRPNSIARTWALLITAAILYIPANLLPIMTVSFLGKGMPSTIMGGVIELIQADMLPIALVVFVASILVPTFKLVGIALLLYSVQRHQPMSARQRILMYRFIEWIGRWSMLDIFVIAILVALVNFGNLATISADLGAAAFATVVILTMLAAVTFDPRLIWDNTDTEQEETASPQASQG
- a CDS encoding paraquat-inducible protein A, encoding MEPMLDERGKLPPLERLIACHECDLLMLHPHLDEEQKACCPRCGYEMLVRRAHMRRRALALVLTALILFVPANFLPIMSLNLLGQNAVDTVWSAVVGMYHTDMQGVAVVVFLCSMLIPLLKLLCQLFVLLSLPRPAWRPYAIGYYRLYHHLREWGMLEVYLFGIIVSIVKLIDMAELHLGIGLACFIALMLAQIWLEVTMSPHQVWEALDGAEDEHARA